One genomic segment of Drosophila melanogaster chromosome 3R includes these proteins:
- the Sbf gene encoding SET domain binding factor, isoform A, with amino-acid sequence MSRLADYFVIVGYDSDKEKTASNVGGQPTCGKIVQRFPEKDWPDTPFIEGIEWFCQPLGWSLSYEKQEPKFFVSVLTDIDANKHYCACLSFHETVAITQTRSVDDEDETIGSSRLLGATPSSMDGITTTSTPASITHHSVMYAPKCLVLISRLDCAETFKNCLGTIYTVYIENLAYGLETLIGNILGCIQVPPAGGPQVRFSIGAGDKQSLQPPQSSSLPTTGSGVHFLFKQLGIKNVLILLCSVMTENKILFLSKCYWHLTDSCRALVALMYPFRYTHVYIPILPAPLTEVLSTPTPFIMGIHSSLQTEITDLLDVIVVDLDGGLVTIPESLTPPVPILPSPLWEQTQDLLSMILFPNLAQADLAFPTLERPSAIAKTDAQIDKELRAIFMRLFAQLLQGYRSCLTIIRIHPKPVITFHKAGFLGARDLIESEFLFRVLDSMFFTTFVNERGPPWRSSDAWDELYSSMNELLKSEAQNRNLVGRTQRFKGYFNFTFPSYFQILTHIQELGRVLYENEGTLAHISYAQKVLRPPEGAFQRIHQPAFPRISSEKVELIIQEGIRKNGVPQRFHVTRNQHRIIPMGPRLPEALDVRPNVQNSARRLEVLRICVSYIFENRITDARKLLPAVMRTLMHRDARLILCREFFGYVHGNKAVLDHQQFELVVRFMNKALQKSSGIDEYTVAAALLPMSTIFCRKLSTGVVQFAYTEIQDHAIWKNLQFWESTFFQDVQGQIKALYLLHRRQNEHQKEANCVLDEVPLEEPTALEITAEQLRKSPNIEEEKKAELAKSEESTLYSQAIHFANRMVSLLIPLDVNVDAASKPKPAFRLEENQSVSNSIMGSHSLSEHSDEGFEENNALEIGVTVGKTISRFIDCVCTEGGVTSEHIRNLHDMVPGVVHMHIESLEPVYLEAKRHPHVQKPKIQTPCLLPGEDLVTDHLRCFLMPDGREDETQCLIPAEGALFLTNYRVIFKGSPCDPLFCEQVIVRTFPIASLLKEKKISVLYLAHLDQTLTEGLQLRSSSFQLIKVAFDPEVTPEQIESFRKILSKARHPFDEFEYFAFQSYGTMLQGVAPLKTKEKYSTLKGFAKKTLLRGAKKAGFKQKQQTKRKLVSDYDYGSADAQETQSIDDELEDGDEFETQNNAMPRLLTTKDVERMRERSYVQDWKRLGFDAESQRGFRISNANTSYATCRSYPAIIVAPVQCSDAAIMHLGRCFKGQRIPLPTWRHANGALLIRGGQPNSKSVIGMLKNTTGSTTNAHHDVTHYPEQDKYFLALINTMPKLTPLALNQYSGMNLSMSSLMGHSSSDDRQPLTPELSRKHKNNLDISDGNKSSQGGKGGTMKGNPKNSLAHPFRKMRLYALGEKSQAKSNMNVDFCADFIPVDYPDIRQSRPAFKKLIRACMPSHNTNEADGQSFAKMVEQSDWLQQISSLMQLSGAVVDLIDLQESSVMLSLEDGSDVTAQLSSIAQLCLDPYYRSLDGFRVLVEKEWLAFGHRFAHRSNLKPSHANTNIAFAPTFLQFLDVVHQLQRQFPMAFEFNDFYLRFLAYHSVSCRFRTFLFDCELERSDSGIAAMEDKRGSLNAKHMFGAGGMATNGSDDECSVYPLDIRSQRAPAPLNRIGHSIFDYIERQHNKTPIFYNFLYSGDKSVTLRPQNNVAALDLWCYYTNEELAQGAPYDLEVTTVDDEIDLSETKGKRMVITAGYDNMEKCNPSAYVCLLSEVKQAETERGHLPQKWLQVWNSLEVPQLEPVARNTSLGNIFVQTHQHKRSTLEIIMKGRLAGYQDKYFHPHRFEKHPYTTPTNCNHCTKLLWGPVGYRCMDCGNSYHEKCTEHSMKNCTKYKAIDGAVGPPNVNMSQGDTASIASSAATTARTSSHHFYNQFSSNVAENRTHEGHLYKRGALLKGWKQRWFVLDSIKHQLRYYDTSEDTAPKGIIELAEVQSVTAAQPAQIGAKGVDEKGFFDLKTSKRIYNFYAINANLAQEWIEKLQACLQ; translated from the exons ATGTCCCGGCTCGCTGATTACTTCGTAATAGTCGGCTACGACAGTGATAAGGAGA AAACTGCCAGCAATGTGGGCGGCCAGCCGACGTGCGGCAAGATCGTTCAGCGCTTTCCCGAGAAAGATTGGCCGGACACTCCGTTTATCGAGGGCATTGAATGG TTCTGCCAGCCGCTCGGCTGGAGTTTATCGTACGAGAAGCAGGAGCCCAAGTTCTTCGTCTCTGTGCTGACGGACATCGATGCCAACAAGCACTACTGCGCCTGCCTCAGCTTTCATGAGACGGTGGCCATCACACAGACGCGCAGCGTCGACGACGAGGATGAGACCATCGGCAGCAGCAGGCTGCTGGGAGCCACACCCTCATCGATGGATGGCATCACAACGACATCCACGCCGGCTTCCATTACGCACCACAGCGTCATGTATGCACCAAAGTGTCTGGTGCTTATATCGCGTTTGGACTGTGCCGAGACCTTTAAA AATTGTCTCGGCACCATATACACGGTGTACATTGAGAACCTGGCGTATGGATTGGAGACACTCATAGGAAACATTCTGGGCTGCATCCAAGTTCCTCCAGCGGGTGGACCGCAGGTGCGCTTCTCTATAGGAGCAGGAGACAAGCAGTCGCTCCAGCCTCCGCAGAGCTCCTCCCTGCCCACGACTGGAAGTGGAGTCCACTTCCTCTTCAAGCAGCTGGGCATCAAGAATGTGCTGATACTGCTTTGCTCCGTGATGACAGAGAACAAGATACTGTTTCTTTCTAAGTGTTATTGGCACCTGACGGACAGCTGCAGAGCTTTGGTGGCATTGATGTATCCCTTTCGGTATACTCATGTTTATATACCAATTCTGCCGGCTCCACTCACGGAAGTGTTATCCACACCTACGCCATTTATTATGGGCATACATAGCTCACTGCAAACTGAGATTACGGATTTACTGGATGTTATTGTGGTGGATTTGGATGGCGGCCTCGTTACCATTCCCGAGTCGCTGACGCCGCCTGTTCCTATTCTTCCATCACCGCTGTGGGAACAGACCCAGGACCTGCTCAGCATGATCCTGTTTCCAAACCTGGCGCAGGCCGATCTGGCGTTTCCCACATTAGAGCGGCCTTCAGCTATTGCTAAGACTGACGCCCAGATTGATAAGGAACTTCGCGCCATATTCATGCGCCTTTTCGCTCAGCTGCTGCAGGGATATCGCTCCTGCCTGACTATCATTCGGATCCACCCAAAGCCGGTGATCACCTTCCATAAGGCAGGATTTCTCGGCGCCCGCGATCTGATAGAGAGCGAATTCCTGTTTAGGGTGCTGGACAGCATGTTTTTCACGACGTTTGTCAACGAACGAGGCCCTCCCTGGCGATCCTCCGATGCCTGGGATGAGCTCTACAGCTCAATGAACGAACTGCTCAAATCGGAGGCGCAGAATCGAAATCTCGTAGGTAGAACTCAAAGATTCAAgggatattttaattttacctTTCCTTCCTACTTTCAGATACTCACACATATCCAGGAATTGGGACGAGTTCTATATGAAAATGAGGGCACTCTGGCTCACATCAGCTATGCCCAAAAAGTACTGCGTCCGCCGGAAGGCGCATTCCAGCGTATTCATCAACCAGCCTTTCCGCGCATAAGTTCGGAAAAGGTTGAGCTTATCATACAGGAAGGGATACGAAAGAACGGAGTGCCACAACGCTTTCATGTAACACGTAATCAGCACCGTATCATTCCGATGGGACCCAGGTTACCCGAGGCATTAGATGTGCGTCCCAATGTCCAAAACTCGGCTAGGCGACTGGAGGTGCTGCGGATCTGTGTGTCATACATCTTTGAGAATCGAATTACAGATGCCAGAAAACTGCTGCCGGCTGTGATGCGCACCCTAATGCATCGGGATGCGCGCTTGATCTTGTGCCGCGAGTTCTTTGGATATGTGCACGGCAACAAGGCAGTTCTGGACCATCAACAGTTTGAATTAGTTGTGCGATTCATGAACAAGGCGCTGCAAAAATCATCCGGCATTGATGAGTACACAGTGGCTGCGGCTCTGCTGCCCATGTCCACAATCTTCTGCCGTAAGCTCTCGACTGGAGTAGTGCAATTTGCGTACACAGAGATACAGGATCACGCCATCTGGAAAAACCTGCAATTTTGGGAGTCTACTTTCTTTCAGGATGTCCAAGGTCAAATAAAGGCGTTGTATCTGCTTCACCGACGTCAGAACGAGCATCAAAAGGAGGCCAACTGTGTGCTGGACGAAGTTCCTCTAGAGGAGCCCACGGCGCTTGAAATTACAGCCGAGCAGCTGCGCAAAAGTCCCAACATCGAGGAGGAGAAAAAAGCCGAGCTGGCCAAATCGGAGGAGTCAACTTTGTACAGCCAGGCAATTCACTTTGCGAACCGTATGGTTTCCCTGCTAATTCCACTGGATGTCAATGTGGATGCAGCCAGTAAGCCGAAACCGGCGTTTCGTCTAGAGGAAAATCAGAGTGTTTCCAATAG tatTATGGGCTCACACAGCCTAAGCGAACATTCCGACGAAGGATTCGAGGAGAACAATGCTTTGGAAATAGGTGTCACGGTTGGGAAAACCATTTCACGCTTCATTGACTGCGTTTGTACCGAAGGTGGAGTGACCTCCGAGCATATACGCAATTTGCATGACATGGTACCGGGAGTTGTGCATATGCACATCGAGTCCCTGGAACCGGTATATCTGGAGGCTAAGCGTCATCCGCACGTGCAGAAGCCCAAAATTCAAACGCCATGCCTGCTGCCAGGGGAGGACCTGGTGACAGACCACCTGCGTTGCTTCCTTATGCCGGATGGACGCGAAGATGAAACCCAGTGCCTGATACCCGCCGAGGGAGCTCTTTTCCTCACCAACTACCGTGTGATTTTTAAGGGTTCACCTTGCGATCCCCTCTTCTGTGAGCAGGTGATTGTTCGCACTTTTCCGATTGCCTCCCTGCTAAAGGAGAAAAAGATATCGGTGCTGTACCTGGCTCATCTGGATCAAACGCTGACAGAAGGACTGCAGCTGCGTTCCAGTAGCTTTCAACTGATCAAGGTCGCTTTTGATCCTGAAGTAACTCCCGAGCAGATTGAGAGCTTTAGAAAGATATTGAGCAAAGCGCGGCATCCGTTTGATGAGTTTGAGTACTTCGCGTTTCAATCATACGGCACCATGCTCCAGGGAGTGGCTCCGTTGAAAACCAAGGAGAAATATTCCACCTTAAAGGGCTTTGCCAAAAAAACACTGCTCCGCGGGGCCAAAAAGGCTGGATtcaagcagaagcagcagacCAAGCGCAAACTAGTTTCTGATTATGATTACGGAAGTGCAGATGCGCAGGAAACACAGTCCATCGACGATGAACTGGAAGATGGAGATGAGTTTGAAACCCAAAACAATGCCATGCCCAGATTGCTAACAACAAAGGATGTCGAACGGATGCGAGAAAGGAGCTATGTGCAGGACTGGAAGCGACTCGGGTTCGATGCGGAATCACAGCGTGGTTTCCGTATAAGCAATGCCAATACCAGTTACGCCACCTGCCGCTCCTATCCGGCTATAATTGTGGCCCCTGTGCAGTGCAGTGACGCGGCAATAATGCATTTGGGTCGGTGCTTTAAGGGCCAGCGCATTCCACTGCCCACATGGCGGCATGCGAACGGAGCGCTGCTCATTCGAGGTGGTCAACCCAATAGCAAATCGGTCATTGGAATGCTTAAAAACACGACGGGGAGCACCACGAACGCCCATCACGATGTCACGCATTATCCCGAGCAGGATAAATACTTCCTAGCTCTGATCAACACGATGCCTAAGCTAACGCCCCTGGCTCTCAATCAGTATTCGGGCATGAATCTCTCGATGAGTTCGTTGATGGGCCACAGCTCCTCCGACGATCGACAGCCTCTTACCCCGGAATTGTCGCGCAAACATAAGAACAACCTGGATATTAGTGATGGTAACAAGTCCAGTCAAGGAGGTAAAGGCGGAACGATGAAGGGAAATCCTAAAAACTCATTGGCACATCCCTTCCGCAAAATGCGGCTTTATGCATTGG GAGAGAAATCCCAAGCAAAGTCCAACATGAATGTTGACTTTTGCGCGGACTTCATTCCCGTAGACTATCCCGACATCAGGCAATCGAGACCAGCCTTCAAAAAGCTTATACGCGCCTGCATGCCATCACATAATACCAACGAGGCCGATGGACAGAGCTTTGCCAAGATGGTGGAACAGTCAGACTGGCTGCAACAGATCTCCTCACTGATGCAGTTGTCTGGTGCCGTGGTTGACCTTATCGATTTGCAGGAGAGCAGCGTAATGCTATCTCTGGAAGATGGCTCCGATGTGACCGCCCAGCTCAGTTCAATAGCCCAGCTGTGCTTGGATCCCTACTACCGAAGTCTGGACGGTTTTCGTGTGCTGGTTGAGAAGGAGTGGTTGGCTTTTGGTCACCGCTTTGCGCATCGCAGTAATCTCAAGCCGTCGCATGCAAACACAAATATCGCGTTTGCTCCCACCTTTCTGCAGTTCCTCGATGTGGTACATCAACTGCAACGCCAGTTTCCCATGGCCTTCGAATTTAATGATTTCTATTTGAGATTCCTGGCATATCACTCAGTGTCGTGCCGGTTCCGCACCTTCCTCTTTGACTGTGAGCTTGAGCGATCGGATTCGGGTATTGCTGCGATGGAGGACAAACGAGGATCGCTGAATGCAAAGCATATGTTTGGAGCCGGTGGTATGGCGACCAATGGATCAGACGATGAGTGCAGCGTGTACCCCCTGGATATCAGGAGTCAAAGGGCACCCGCTCCCCTGAATCGCATTGGTCACTCTATCTTCGATTATATCGAACGGCAGCATAACAAGACGCccatattttataatttcctGTATTCTGGCGATAAAAGCGTGACTCTGCGACCGCAAAATAATGTGGCTGCTTTGGATCTATGGTGTTATTATACCAACGAAGAGTTGGCCCAGGGAGCGCCGTACGATTTAGAAGTGACCACTGTGGACGACGAAATCGATCTGTCCGAGACGAAGGGAAAGCGCATGGTCATTACCGCCGGATACGACAACATGGAGAAGTGTAATCCCAGTGCCTATGTTTGCCTGCTAAGCGAGGTGAAGCAAGCGGAGACGGAGCGAGGCCACCTTCCCCAAAAGTGGCTGCAGGTGTGGAATAGCTTGGAAGTGCCCCAACTGGAGCCAGTTGCTCGGAATACATCGCTGGGAAACATCTTCGTGCAGACGCATCAGCACAAACGCTCTACACTGGAGATCATCATGAAGGGTCGTCTGGCAGGTTACCAGGACAAGTACTTCCACCCGCATCGTTTCGAGAAGCATCCATACACTACGCCCACCAACTGTAATCACTGCACCAAGCTTCTCTGGGGACCGGTTGGCTACCGGTGCATGGACTGCGGAAACTCCTATCACGAGAAGTGCACGGAGCACTCCATGAAGAACTGCACAAAGTACAAGGCCATAGATGGAGCTGTTGGACCGCCGAATGTGAATATGTCGCAGGGCGACACGGCAAGCATCGCTTCCAGCGCGGCCACAACGGCGCGCACCTCAAGCCATCACTTCTATAACCAATTTAGCAGTAACGTTGCCGAAAATAGAACGCATGAGGG ACATTTGTACAAACGTGGCGCATTACTCAAGGGCTGGAAACAGCGATGGTTCGTTTTGGACTCTATTAAGCATCAACTTCGTTACTATGACACCTCCGAAGATACCGCTCCGAAGGGCATCATTg AACTGGCTGAAGTCCAATCTGTAACTGCCGCACAACCTGCACAAATTGGCGCCAAGGGCGTAGATGAAAAGGGATTTTTTGAT cttaaAACATCAAAGCGCATCTATAATTTCTACGCAATCAATGCAAATCTGGCACAGGAATGGATCGAAAAATTGCAGGCATGTTTGCAATAG